AGTAAGTACTTGATTTCATCGGTTGTGTAGTCCATAAGTGTTATGTAGTCCCTACCCTTGAGTGCTCTTACGTTTGTCACGGTAATGTATTATTGATAGGGGTTATTAAAGCATGACCTCACGGCGTTAAGTTTTTATAGTAAGTGCTTTGTCATGTGTCGTGGCTAGGAATAGGGATGAGGTACTTAAGGTTCTTGAGAATTGGGGAGATTCAGTAACAAATAAGATACTTAGTAATGAGGAACCTGTTCTTGAAATACCATCACGAACATTAAGTAATACTATATGGGACTCTAAGAAGAAGATGCTTGTACTTGGTCCAGAAAAACTAAAGAGGAGATTCCTCGATCTTAAGGAATCTAAGAGGTTCATGCAGACAATGCTAATGCTTAGGCTTATTGTTCAAGCGATTAGGGAGGGTGTTTACCCAACAATAAGGGATCTCTACTATAATGGTAAACATACGATGGAGTTTAAGGCGGACATAATCAATAAGGTTATTAGGGAGAACACATGGGATGAACAGTCAGAATCAAATGCTGTTATTGAGGATATTGAAGTAGCCACTGGAATGCTCAGGGAGGAGATGGGGCTTTCAGCTGATGTTAAGGGTAAGGTCGTGGGCCCAATAATTGTAAGGTCTAAGGGGTTTGAGATAGATGCAACAAAGCTTGGTGATACTGCGTTAAGTCTTCCGCCGAATCCTGATGATCTCGATATTGTTAAGGTCGAGGCCAATTACGTATTAGTCATAGAGAAGGATGCAATATTTCAGAGGCTTAATAGGGAGGGTTTCTGGAATAAGGAGAGTTGTTTATTAATTACGGCTAAGGGTATGCCTGATAGGGCTACCAGGAGGTTTGTTAGGAGACTTAATGAGGAGTATGGATTACCCATCTATATATTGACTGATGGCGATCCATACGGGTGGTATATATATAGTGTCTATAAGAGTGGTTCGATAAAGCTTAGCTACGAGAGCGATAGGTTGGCAACCCCTGAGGCTAAGTTCGTGGGTGTTACGGCAACGGACATACGTACTTATAAGATAAGCGATGAATATGTGATAAAGGCTACGGATAGGGATTTGAAGAGGGCTCAGGAGCTCATTAGGTATCCCTGGTTCCAGAGTGACCATTGGAAGAAGGAAATTGAGCTTTTCCTAAGAACTAAGAAGAAGGTTGAGATTGAGGCTTTATCAACACATGGTTTGAGGTTTCTTCATGATTACTTAACTGATAAGATTCATGGTGGTAAGTTTATTGATTAAGCCCAATTAATGCAGGAATAATGATTTTAAATGCGCAATTAGGCTATGCCGTATAATGCTAATTGATAATTATGGAAGACCTTGGTTGAAACTCAGGATTGTGGTGAACAGCGTATGTAATTATAGATGTATTTTCTGCCACTTTGAGGGTCAGGGCAAATTTCTAAGTAGGGAGTTAAGTGCTGAGGATATTGGTTTCGTGACTTCTGTGGCCAAGGATTTAGGTGTTGATGATTTCAAGATAACTGGTGGTGAGCCATTACTGCGTAAGGACATTGTAAAGGTCGTAGACGAGATTAGCAGGATTGGTCCTAAGGATCTTTCGTTAACGACAAATGGGTATTTCCTTGATATATATGCTGAGGATTTGCTTTCTCATGGTTTACGTAGATTAAATATATCGCTCCACTCATTAGATAGAAGGAAGTACAGTTTCATAACTGGTGTTGATGCCCTGAATAAGGTTCTTGAGAATATTGATTACGTGAGTAAACTGGGCTTTAGGCAGATAAAACTGAATGTTGTTGCCTTAAGAGGATTGAACACAAATGAAATACCAATGATGATAAGATTCGCCGCTAAGTATGGCTTCGTCCTTCAATTAATAGAGTTGATGCCCATGGGCGAGGGCTTTCCCGTATTTGCCAGATATTATGACGACCTAAGCGATATAATAAATTGGTTAAATAAGCATGGTAAATTACTAGGAACGAGGAAGGACCTTCATAATAGGCCGTTATACGAGGTTGATGGCGTTAGGGTTGAGATTGTAAAGAACTATAATAACCCAACGTTCTGCGCAGGCTGCACAACAATGAGGTTAACAAGTGATGGTAAATTGAAGACCTGCTTATATAAGGAACCCGTGGTTGATCTATGGCCATATATAAGAACTAGGGATAGAGAGGGCTTAATGAAGGCTATGATCTATGCAAATTCACTTAGGAAGCCTAATTTTGTAGAGGGTTCATCAGGTGATTTAAGTAGAATAAGGATTAAGGTGCGTATTGGGAACCTCGTGTACTAATACTACGCCTTATTACGTACTTAATGCCCCTATAATTACTTGTAAGTGTCACTGTTATTTCGATGGGAGATAGAACCTTCACTAACTCATTTATTAATTCATTAATTAAGTCCTCGTGATATACAATCCTGCCTTTAAATCCGTCTAAGTATTCCCTAAGACTATTCAATTCTATATAGATACACTCATTATTGCGACATAACGGCTTATAATCTATTTCAAGGTTGTAATTATCAACACTATGATCCACCGGACATATTGCTGAGAACGTGGTTTCAATGTGCACATTATCTACGGGTCCCGCCCTTATTGTAATACTCATTAAATGGGCATTGTATTCTCAATATTTATGCATATCGATCTCTCAGTGCATAATTTCCTAATAACTGCCCTTAACTTATCAAGTTCATTCTCATTTATCCACACTTTAATAATCTCATTATTACCAGACATAAAGGTAATGGACCAGGTGTTGAACCTAGGTATTGAGGGTATTGGTATTAATCTCATGTTTATAATTCTAACAGTATTAATTACGGGCCTTATCCTCACCCTAGTTATTTGAAATAATGATAATTCAATCCTCTCGGAACCCCTTAGGGCTATGAATCGATCTGCATACATTATCACCTCATTCCTCTTAATGGCTTTCTTGGCAGCAACCATTATTAACGCAATGAATATTGGTGGTAATGATACGAGTACTACATCAATTATTGATTGAGTTATTATGAAGATGACTATGGCGCCAATAAGCATGAGAGTTATTACAATGCCCGCATATAAATTAATGATGTATGCTGGATCCTCAATGACATGCCAGAGTGGCCTATTCATTTAAGGAAATAAGAAACGTTAAATTATAAGGCTTATTCCATGAATTCGCTTACACCGGTCTTATTCACTGGCATTCTCCAGTCGATACCAAGGGTTCTCATGGAAATCCTGGGAACTATTGGCATCTTCCTCTTATGCTCAGTATTCAATACCCTACGCCATACGGTCTGTACAAGCTCGATAGGCTTGCCCGTGGCCTCAGCCGCCTGTTCGGTGTTCATCCTATAATCAATAAGTGCATGCAAAATTACATCAATGTCCTCATACTTCACTCCAAGCTCACCCTCAGCCGTCTGATCCTCCCAAAGCCTTGGGCTTGAAGGCTTGAAGGCAATGCTATCCGGCAAGCCCAGGTACTTACCTAGGTACCTAACCTGTGTCTTGTATAGGTCACCTATTGGTAATATGTCGACGCCACCATCGCCATACTTCGTGAAGTACCCAATTAACAATTCGCTCTTATCTCCAGTACCAACCACGACCTTGTTAAATCTATTGGCAAAGTAATAAAGTATGGTCATCCTAATCCTTGGAAGGAGGTTTCCGGTCGCTATTTTATCACTTTCATCAAACACAGGTATTGACTCAACGAAGGCATTTCTTATTTTACCAATGTCTATATAGTAATACTTGATCTCCAGGTTTTCAGCAACATACTTAGCATCCCTTATATCCTCAGGTGGCGTTGTTTTATATGGTAGTATTAAGCCAATAACGTTATCCTTACCCAATGCCTTAACGAGTAGGTATGCCGTAACGCTGGAATCAACACCACCGCTAAGACCTATAATGGCACCGGTGGCCCCTGAATCCTTAACATATGACCTAATGAAATCAATTATTCTCTGTGTTACGTAATCATAATCAATGCGTACTAGGTTTTCAAGTGTTATTCTAGGCACATGGGTTCAGTCATTAATGACTTATATTGCTTACTCATTTTACAAAATGGAGTTTGTATTTTTAATTCCCCGCGCTCATTATTAATTAATGCTTAGGATACACCTGCTTCAATATAGCAGTAAGTTGGGTGACGTGGACTTTAACCTGGGCAGGTTAATTAAGGCCATGGAAACACTCTGTGTAGGTGATGGGGCAGATCTAATAGTGACGCCGGAGCTTTACTTACCAGGTTACATGTCTAAGGATATGTTCTTCCAAATTGCCGAGCCGATAAGTGGCAAGACCATTACGAAATTAGCCATGGAGGCTAGAAGGAGAAATTGTCACGTGATTGCTGGATTTGCTGAGAGGGATGAGGATACTCACGTACTTTATAATACAGCAGTTGCCGTAGGCCCTAATGGAGTATTAGCAGTATATAGGAAGAGGCATTTACCATCGTATGGCATATTTGATGAGTATAGGTATTTTGGGATTGGCAAGGGTGACATACCCGTTATTAATATTAACGGACATAGAGTTGGGATAGCGATATGCTATGATGCTTTCTATCCAGAGGTTTCGAGGGTTATGATGCTTAGGGGTGCCGAGGTTCATGTATACATAAGCGCCGCACCCGATATGTCTAGACTTCATTTTGAAACATTCATGATAGCTAGGGCACTGGAGAACGTGGCATACACAGTCTATGTTAATACGGTTGGGCAGTATGATGGACTTGGATTCTTTGGAGGTAGTCACGTAGTTAATCCACTAGGTAATGTTCTCATTAAGGCTAAGTATTACGAAGAGGATGTGAAAACTATTGAGGTAGATCCGAGTGATATTGCTAATTATAGGAGTCATAGGCCAATACTTAAGGACCTTGATCCAAGTGATGTGGATCTCGTAGTAAAGGCACTCACTGAGTACTTAAATCCAAAACTACCAATAATCAAGGCTAAAGAGAAGGAGGTAACGACAGTCAGTAATTATTAATACATACAATGAAATACTAATTCAATTTTTAAATAATAGTACTAATTCATTACTTTAGTTGATTAATTATCTCTATTAATGCATCACCGAATTCCTTAGTACCTAATGGTTGAACACCCATGAACCTGGCCAGGTCCTGAGTAACCTTCTTCTGGTTAATGGCCTCTGTTATCGCCCTATCAATTAAGTCTGCAGCCTCCCTCCAACCCATAAACCTGAGCATTAACTCACCAGCCCTAATTATACCCGTTGGATTAGCCACATTCTTACCAGCGTACTTAGGCGCTGTACCATGCACTGCCTCGAACATGCCGCCAGTATCACCAACATTCGCGCCACCAAGTACTCCAATATCGCCTATGAGGGCTCCAGCGGCATCACTTATGTAATCACCATTTAGGTTGGGCGCCAGTATTACGTCGTAACTCTCAGGTCTTGTGATTATCTGCTGGAACATGTTATCGGCAATTCTATCATTAACGAGTAATTTACCAGGTGGTACTTTACCACCATACTGCTTATTCATCTCCTCCTCAGTAACTATGTAATCCCTAAATTCCTTAAGGGCTACTTCGTAGGCCCACTCCCTGAAGGCACCCTCGGTGTATTTCATGATATTGCCCTTATGCATTATTGTTACGGACCTCCTCTTATTCTCAATGGCGAACTTAAGGGCAAACCTAGCAACTCTCTGTGTCTTATACTTACTGATGGGTTTAATGCCTATTCCAGTGTCATCCTCAAGTTCCACCTTTAATTCCTCCTTAAGAAACTTCCTCAACTTAACGGCCTCCGGACTATCCCAACTCCACTCAATACCCCTGTATAGATCATCAGTGTTCTCCCTAATGATCACTAGATCAACCCTCTCAGGGTGTTTAAGTGGTGATTCTAAGCCAGGCATGTACTTAACAGGCCTGACATTGGCATATGCATCCAGGAGCATCCTAATGGCCACGTTTATTGACCTCCAACCACCGCCAATCGGTGTCTCCAGTGGTCCTTTCAGGATGACCCTGTACTTCGTGATGAGGTTTATGGTCTCCTCCGGGAATCTATTACCGTATATCTTCTCAGCCTCTTCACCTGCATAGGCCTTAACCCACTTAATCTCTCTTGAGCTGCCGTAAGCCCTTTCAACGGCCTTATTAATTACCTTAATAGCCACATTCGTTATTTCGGGTCCTATTCCATCACCTTCAATATAAAGAATTAGTGGCTTATTGGGGACATTCCAGATACCGCCCTGAACCACGATTGGTTCCCCATCCTCCGGTATCTTAATCCTAGATGCCATCTCTATTTACGTAATTACTACGTTTTTAAATCTTTCAATAATCGAGGAATAATGTGAGTAGAGGAGGACCAACATTATACATTACTGGTCTTGGACTAAGCCCTAGGAATATTACAACTGAAGCGTTAGAGGTCATGAGGCTCGTCGATGTGGTTTTCCTGGAAACCTATACGTCAAAGGGTCCCGTAGAATTCATGAACTATTTGAGAAGTATTAGGAATGATTTAATCCTAGTTTCAAGGGAGGACCTAGAGAATAGGAATGGTGATGTCATAATGAGGGAGTTAGAAAGGGGGCATGATGCTGCACTTCTTGTTTTTGGTGATCCCATGATAGCCACGACACATGCGGCAATTGCCGTAATTGCCAAGAGACATGGCTTTAATGTTAAGATTGTGAATTCAGTAAGCATAGTTTGTGCATTACTTAGTCAGCTTGGTTTATCACCGTATAAACTGGGTTCCATAGCCACAGTGACCTACCCTAGAATGGGCGTGCTTAGTACTAGGGCTTACGATGTGTTGGGCGACAATCTTAAACGTGGGCTGCACACGATATTATTACTTGATATTCGGGATGATGAAGGCTTTATGAGTGCTAATGAGGCGGTTGATATACTCAGGAGGTTAGAGGAGGAGAGGAAACTAGGCATTGTTAATGAGAGGTTGTTGGTTATTTATGTGGCTAGGCTGGGCTGGGTTGATCATAGGATTGTCGTTTCCACAGTAAATAATGTGCCCGATATTGGTGATACTCCACATACTATCGTCATACCTGGGTTATTAAATCCCGTGGAGGTTGACTATTTAGTCCATGTGTTAAATGCGAGTAAGGATTTCGTTGATAATCATCAAAGATTTATTCATAGTCTTACTGTGGAAAATAAATGATTGTTCATAATTATTCCTTGAAATTTCTTAAGTTACTCGGTAGATTTATTGATATTTTTCGGAATATAGTTTATAAGGAACTGAATTTCACAATCCTTGTGAAACTGAATAATGTATTTATCGCGAAAGGCATAGAGCAAGGCCTTAAGTGGTTTATTACCTATTCGTTGATTACGCTACTGAGTATATACACGATTATTATTACGAGAAGATCACTCATAAAGCTATTCCATGAGCGCATAAATGCAGTAATACTGAGGTATAGGGATGAAATCGACGATCCATAACTCATCAATGAGGTACATTCCTACGGAATATTACTGTGCCATTATCCTTTCTCCTAATCTCTACAACCCTATGATAGGGTATATACGTTTCCCTACCGTCCTTACTTACGAACATAAATCCATCCCTACTTATCACGGTTATCCTAGATAATTCCAGAACCTCCTCATTGTTAGGTGATCCTCTTGATATGTAGATGAGCACGTAATTGTCTAACTGGTTAGTCCACTTTAATTTATTGAGTATATCCCTTATAGTTACCACAATCATTTTGGAAGGAGGAGCATTATTATTTAATACTGACTATGCAATGAAATCTTAATTAAGTAGTCGATCTAGCGATTAGTGATGGTCGGTCCCTGCGTATTCATAAGTAGGAGTAACTTACCCTCAATAATATACACAGAGCTCAATAAGTTACCAGTGGAGATTAGGATGTGGAAAGAGACAGGACCTATGTGGGGTAAACAAGCATCACCACCAAGAGAGGTTTGGATTGACGTGTTTAAGAATTGTGTTGGTGCCATTGTGACTTTAGGCGATGTCATTGATAGATCCCTACTTAATGAGGCAGAGAAGTTGTTTGTGATTAGTACGTATAGCGTTGGTGTTGATCACATAGACGTTAAGGCAGCCACCGAGAAGGGAATTTACGTAACGCATACACCTGAGGTGCTTGTTGAGGCCGTGGCTGACCTGGCAATGGGCCTATTAATAGCACTGGGCAGGAAGATAGTCCTGGGCGATAGGCTTGTCAGAATAGGCGGTATATATGATAAATGGGGTTGGCTTCTCGGAACTGAGATTCATAATGCCACATTGGGTATAGTGGGTTTAGGTAATATTGGTACGGCATTGGCCAGGAGAGCCAAGGCATTTGATATGAAGGTTATTTATTGGTCAAGGACTAGGAAACCACACATAGAATTTGCACTCGGTATTGAGTATAGACCCCTTGAGTCAGTACTTAGTGAGTCAGACTTCGTGGTAATAACAATAGCCGCAACTCCAGAGACCAGACACTTAATTAATGAAGAGCGAATAAGGCTCATGAAGAAAACTGCCTACCTAATAAACGTGGCTAGGGGCGACATTGTGGATACCAATGCCTTAGTTAAGGCACTTAAGGAAGGTTGGATAGCAGGTGCCGCATTAGACGTGTTTGAGGAGGAACCCTTACCAAGCACGCACGAATTAACTAAGTTTGATAACGTTGTATTAACGCCACACATAGGGTCTGCGACTTATGAAACAAGGGAGAGAATGGCGGAAATCGCGGTTAGAAACCTCATTAATGTATTAATGGGAAAAAGACCCCTTTACTTAGCTAATCCTGAGGTTCTCTCAATTAGACCATTACAGGCCTTGATATGAGTTATGGTGAATAGCATTTATTAGTTTAGGCATAGATCACTAAGAAATAATTATGGAGTCATATAATGTGGCAAGATTAAGGAAAGTTACGAAGAATAATAGGCCAATTCCGGATAATAAGCATTTATGGGCTGCAGTAGCTGTTATTTATAATCCCTGCCTTAATGCAATCCTCATAGGTAAGCGAACGGAGAATCCGACGGATCCATGGAGTGGCGATGCGGCATTCCCTGGCGGTAGATTTAATCCAAGTAAGGATAACGATTTAGTGGAGACTGCGATTAGGGAGGCCAGGGAAGAAGTGGGGCTTGACCTTATTAGGGATGCCGATTTATTGGGTGTTTTAGATTTTTTCTCACCAAGTAATGCACCGAACATTAGTGTGGCGCCCGTAATATTCTCGCTAAGGGATTGTAATCCTAAATTAACGATAAATAAAACCGAACTATCAAAGGTATTTTGGCTAAGGATTGATGACATTACCAAGCATGTTAATATAAATGTTAATATAAAGGGTTTTCCAAGACCTGCAATAATTATGGAAGACGTAATAATATGGGGCATGACTTACAGAATACTACGCAGATTACTGAAAGAGGCCTTCAGCATAAACCTACCAAAGGATCCAAGAGACATTGACTAGGTGCTTCCATGAATTATCTAGGCTCGCACACCATTATTAACCGTAATGGTGAACCCTCAGCTCCTCTGATCTTAAGTGGCATGAATATGAATAATCCCTCACCATTCTTGCATGTACTTAATGCACTATCTAGGTTAGTAACGCCCTCAATTATGTATATGCCATTTGACAGTAATTTATAATGCACGTAGGCAACATCATCCTTAGGAACTCTGGGTGGGTATGGATAACCCTCCTTACCCGGCCAACCAGCTATACTCAGTGCCTCAATACCCACAACTCTAATTTCCTTGCTTACTAAGTAATCGGCTCCGGATCTATCCAAATATGGCCAATTATAGAGGAATTCCTCAGTACCCCAGGCTTTAGAGAAGCCTGTGTAGAGCATTACTGCGTAATTACGCTTTATCTTATCATCGAATCTCCTCAGGTCATCCACAGTGATGGCTTCACCATATCTCTTGTAACTTAGGTCAAGTACTACGCCGTAAGTCATGAAATCCATTAATGGTAATGACTCTGCAGTTAAGCCATTTGGTACGAAATGTCGTGGTAAGTCTATGTGTGTACCACTGTGTAACCCTGCAGATATTTTTGATAGTGTTGATTCACCGTAACTTCTCCCAACCTTAATGTACTCATGCATAAAGGGTGGGTCACCAGGGTAAGTGGGCATTCCATTATATAGTTCGTGGGTTAGGTCTATTAGTATGAGTTTCTTACTCATTAACTGATTAATTAACTCCTTTAGGGTTTGCGACATACCGTGCTAATTATATACTATGGACTTAATACGCATTTCCTCTAGTGGCTCAATAACCTATATAGTGATTAAACCCCTTAGAGTGTTTAAACATGATTTAACGATTATTAATGAATTGAAAACACTACACATATCTGGTTTATTAAGAGGAATACATCCATGACCATTGATGAAGGCCGTTACGGTAATTCCATTGGTTAAGGATTCATTGGCATTAAGGGATATGCCTAAGCCATCACCAAAGCGATACCAAGTCCTATTGAGCCCAATTGAGGTAGGTGTTTGTGGTACTGATAAGGATATCATTGAGGGAAGGTACGGTGCGCCACCACCGGGTGAGGAGTACCTTATCCTTGGTCATGAGTCTGTGGCTGAGGTTGTTGAGCTTGGTGACGATGTTGATAACGTGAGTGTCGGTGACATAGTCGTACCAACAGTAAGGAGACCGACAACGTGCACCCTACCAATAACTGAGGTGGATTACTGCCCAAGAGGTACATATGCGGAGCACGGCATATGGTACTTGCACGGATTCGCCACTGAGTTCGCTGTAACGGATTCCCAGTACCTTGTTAAGGTACCTAAGGAGGCCATCGACGTTGCTGTGCTTACGGAGCCCCTAAGCATTGTTGAGAAGGGCATTGACTTGGCATTGAGGCTTGGTAAAGCTAGGTTCGAGTCCTGGAGTCCAAGGAGGGTTTTGATAATGGGTGCTGGGCCTATTGGTATGTTGGCATTAATGGTTATGAGACTTAGGGATTTCGCTGACATAACGGTAACAGCTACGAGACCCTACGACAGTCTCAAGGCGAAGCTTGTTAGGGAGATAGGCGCAACTTATGTTAATACGAACATTGATCAAATAAATGGTGATTTCGACATAGTAATTGAGGCAACGGGCTCAACAAGCGCGGCATACGATGCACTAAGGCATCTAGGGGCTGATGGCGTGGCAGTGTTACTGGGGATATATCTAGATAGTAAGAATGTTAATATTAGGCCGTTACTGGATGATTGGAGAAGGAATAAATTAATTATTGGTGCGACCAATGCCAGTATAGGGGCTTTCGAAATGGGTGTTGCGGACCTCGTTAAGGCTAAGTTCGAGTTTGGAGGTTGGGTTAGGAAGTTAATAACTAAGGAGGTAACACTTGATGAGTATGAATACGCATATAACTGGGGTCATGAGGATATAAAGTCCGTGATCCAAATAAGGAGTTTATAAACCACGATTTGACCAGTCCATGATTAGCCTACAATGAGGAATACCTCTTCATTAATAGTTCTCATCTAGATTGATTAAACTTTATTAAGGTTTCAATGATCTAGGAATTAATGGTTCTTAATCTAAGAGTGTTTACGATAGCCTTAATGGTCATCGTTGCTTTCTTAGCATCAATCTTCCTGCTTTCCATCGCTAGTGGTACATCAGCAAAAGCTGACAGCCAGGTGGATCCCAGTGCAGTTAATGTTGCATCGTCAATTAACATTGACATGCCGAT
This is a stretch of genomic DNA from Vulcanisaeta moutnovskia 768-28. It encodes these proteins:
- a CDS encoding DUF504 domain-containing protein; this translates as MIVVTIRDILNKLKWTNQLDNYVLIYISRGSPNNEEVLELSRITVISRDGFMFVSKDGRETYIPYHRVVEIRRKDNGTVIFRRNVPH
- a CDS encoding NUDIX hydrolase, whose translation is MARLRKVTKNNRPIPDNKHLWAAVAVIYNPCLNAILIGKRTENPTDPWSGDAAFPGGRFNPSKDNDLVETAIREAREEVGLDLIRDADLLGVLDFFSPSNAPNISVAPVIFSLRDCNPKLTINKTELSKVFWLRIDDITKHVNINVNIKGFPRPAIIMEDVIIWGMTYRILRRLLKEAFSINLPKDPRDID
- a CDS encoding NADP-dependent isocitrate dehydrogenase, with the translated sequence MASRIKIPEDGEPIVVQGGIWNVPNKPLILYIEGDGIGPEITNVAIKVINKAVERAYGSSREIKWVKAYAGEEAEKIYGNRFPEETINLITKYRVILKGPLETPIGGGWRSINVAIRMLLDAYANVRPVKYMPGLESPLKHPERVDLVIIRENTDDLYRGIEWSWDSPEAVKLRKFLKEELKVELEDDTGIGIKPISKYKTQRVARFALKFAIENKRRSVTIMHKGNIMKYTEGAFREWAYEVALKEFRDYIVTEEEMNKQYGGKVPPGKLLVNDRIADNMFQQIITRPESYDVILAPNLNGDYISDAAGALIGDIGVLGGANVGDTGGMFEAVHGTAPKYAGKNVANPTGIIRAGELMLRFMGWREAADLIDRAITEAINQKKVTQDLARFMGVQPLGTKEFGDALIEIINQLK
- a CDS encoding DNA topoisomerase IV subunit A, with the protein product MARNRDEVLKVLENWGDSVTNKILSNEEPVLEIPSRTLSNTIWDSKKKMLVLGPEKLKRRFLDLKESKRFMQTMLMLRLIVQAIREGVYPTIRDLYYNGKHTMEFKADIINKVIRENTWDEQSESNAVIEDIEVATGMLREEMGLSADVKGKVVGPIIVRSKGFEIDATKLGDTALSLPPNPDDLDIVKVEANYVLVIEKDAIFQRLNREGFWNKESCLLITAKGMPDRATRRFVRRLNEEYGLPIYILTDGDPYGWYIYSVYKSGSIKLSYESDRLATPEAKFVGVTATDIRTYKISDEYVIKATDRDLKRAQELIRYPWFQSDHWKKEIELFLRTKKKVEIEALSTHGLRFLHDYLTDKIHGGKFID
- a CDS encoding glucose 1-dehydrogenase → MKAVTVIPLVKDSLALRDMPKPSPKRYQVLLSPIEVGVCGTDKDIIEGRYGAPPPGEEYLILGHESVAEVVELGDDVDNVSVGDIVVPTVRRPTTCTLPITEVDYCPRGTYAEHGIWYLHGFATEFAVTDSQYLVKVPKEAIDVAVLTEPLSIVEKGIDLALRLGKARFESWSPRRVLIMGAGPIGMLALMVMRLRDFADITVTATRPYDSLKAKLVREIGATYVNTNIDQINGDFDIVIEATGSTSAAYDALRHLGADGVAVLLGIYLDSKNVNIRPLLDDWRRNKLIIGATNASIGAFEMGVADLVKAKFEFGGWVRKLITKEVTLDEYEYAYNWGHEDIKSVIQIRSL
- the moaA gene encoding GTP 3',8-cyclase MoaA; protein product: MLIDNYGRPWLKLRIVVNSVCNYRCIFCHFEGQGKFLSRELSAEDIGFVTSVAKDLGVDDFKITGGEPLLRKDIVKVVDEISRIGPKDLSLTTNGYFLDIYAEDLLSHGLRRLNISLHSLDRRKYSFITGVDALNKVLENIDYVSKLGFRQIKLNVVALRGLNTNEIPMMIRFAAKYGFVLQLIELMPMGEGFPVFARYYDDLSDIINWLNKHGKLLGTRKDLHNRPLYEVDGVRVEIVKNYNNPTFCAGCTTMRLTSDGKLKTCLYKEPVVDLWPYIRTRDREGLMKAMIYANSLRKPNFVEGSSGDLSRIRIKVRIGNLVY
- a CDS encoding 2-hydroxyacid dehydrogenase produces the protein MVGPCVFISRSNLPSIIYTELNKLPVEIRMWKETGPMWGKQASPPREVWIDVFKNCVGAIVTLGDVIDRSLLNEAEKLFVISTYSVGVDHIDVKAATEKGIYVTHTPEVLVEAVADLAMGLLIALGRKIVLGDRLVRIGGIYDKWGWLLGTEIHNATLGIVGLGNIGTALARRAKAFDMKVIYWSRTRKPHIEFALGIEYRPLESVLSESDFVVITIAATPETRHLINEERIRLMKKTAYLINVARGDIVDTNALVKALKEGWIAGAALDVFEEEPLPSTHELTKFDNVVLTPHIGSATYETRERMAEIAVRNLINVLMGKRPLYLANPEVLSIRPLQALI
- a CDS encoding NAD+ synthase; the protein is MPRITLENLVRIDYDYVTQRIIDFIRSYVKDSGATGAIIGLSGGVDSSVTAYLLVKALGKDNVIGLILPYKTTPPEDIRDAKYVAENLEIKYYYIDIGKIRNAFVESIPVFDESDKIATGNLLPRIRMTILYYFANRFNKVVVGTGDKSELLIGYFTKYGDGGVDILPIGDLYKTQVRYLGKYLGLPDSIAFKPSSPRLWEDQTAEGELGVKYEDIDVILHALIDYRMNTEQAAEATGKPIELVQTVWRRVLNTEHKRKMPIVPRISMRTLGIDWRMPVNKTGVSEFME
- a CDS encoding carbon-nitrogen hydrolase family protein, which produces MLRIHLLQYSSKLGDVDFNLGRLIKAMETLCVGDGADLIVTPELYLPGYMSKDMFFQIAEPISGKTITKLAMEARRRNCHVIAGFAERDEDTHVLYNTAVAVGPNGVLAVYRKRHLPSYGIFDEYRYFGIGKGDIPVININGHRVGIAICYDAFYPEVSRVMMLRGAEVHVYISAAPDMSRLHFETFMIARALENVAYTVYVNTVGQYDGLGFFGGSHVVNPLGNVLIKAKYYEEDVKTIEVDPSDIANYRSHRPILKDLDPSDVDLVVKALTEYLNPKLPIIKAKEKEVTTVSNY
- a CDS encoding cyclase family protein, with the protein product MSQTLKELINQLMSKKLILIDLTHELYNGMPTYPGDPPFMHEYIKVGRSYGESTLSKISAGLHSGTHIDLPRHFVPNGLTAESLPLMDFMTYGVVLDLSYKRYGEAITVDDLRRFDDKIKRNYAVMLYTGFSKAWGTEEFLYNWPYLDRSGADYLVSKEIRVVGIEALSIAGWPGKEGYPYPPRVPKDDVAYVHYKLLSNGIYIIEGVTNLDSALSTCKNGEGLFIFMPLKIRGAEGSPLRLIMVCEPR
- the dph5 gene encoding diphthine synthase, translated to MSRGGPTLYITGLGLSPRNITTEALEVMRLVDVVFLETYTSKGPVEFMNYLRSIRNDLILVSREDLENRNGDVIMRELERGHDAALLVFGDPMIATTHAAIAVIAKRHGFNVKIVNSVSIVCALLSQLGLSPYKLGSIATVTYPRMGVLSTRAYDVLGDNLKRGLHTILLLDIRDDEGFMSANEAVDILRRLEEERKLGIVNERLLVIYVARLGWVDHRIVVSTVNNVPDIGDTPHTIVIPGLLNPVEVDYLVHVLNASKDFVDNHQRFIHSLTVENK